The following are encoded together in the Parcubacteria group bacterium ADurb.Bin159 genome:
- the rluD_2 gene encoding Ribosomal large subunit pseudouridine synthase D encodes MIEEKIIIVENLENPQRLDKYLKENVFKDVSRQEIVSLIKEGKILVNHQRIKPAKRLFGGETIQLIDFSVKREEKDIIFPLELIPKIVYENQDFLIVDKPSGLVVYPPNPKYQGPSLLSFLLDKYPFLKEIGEDKNRPAIVHRLDKETSGLMVIPKSNPAYFYFKNLFQERKIEKRYLVLVKGKIPQKEGTINFPIGWSKTQRLKKKAVLNSSQKGKSKEAETYFRVLTYYDGATLIEAIPKTGRTHQIRVHLAAIGFPVIGDKIYGGKKKDLKLKPPRLFLHAHQLKFRGPDNINYEFESPLPEDLKKILEELKKEE; translated from the coding sequence ATGATTGAGGAAAAAATAATTATTGTTGAAAATTTAGAAAATCCTCAGCGACTAGACAAATATCTTAAAGAAAATGTTTTTAAAGACGTATCTCGGCAAGAAATAGTTTCTTTAATTAAGGAAGGAAAAATTTTGGTTAATCACCAAAGAATCAAACCAGCGAAAAGGCTTTTTGGCGGTGAAACAATTCAATTAATTGATTTTTCTGTTAAACGAGAAGAAAAAGACATTATTTTTCCGTTAGAACTAATCCCAAAAATAGTTTATGAAAATCAGGATTTTTTAATTGTTGATAAGCCTTCAGGGCTAGTTGTTTATCCGCCGAATCCAAAATATCAAGGACCTTCTTTATTGTCTTTTTTATTGGATAAATACCCGTTTTTAAAAGAAATTGGTGAAGATAAAAATAGACCGGCTATTGTTCACCGGCTGGACAAAGAAACTTCTGGTTTAATGGTTATCCCCAAAAGCAATCCGGCCTATTTTTATTTTAAAAACCTTTTTCAAGAAAGAAAAATCGAAAAAAGATATTTAGTTTTGGTTAAAGGGAAAATACCCCAAAAAGAAGGCACTATCAATTTTCCCATTGGCTGGTCAAAAACTCAACGTTTAAAGAAAAAAGCAGTTTTAAATTCTTCTCAAAAAGGCAAATCAAAGGAAGCGGAAACTTATTTTCGAGTTCTTACTTATTATGATGGAGCAACTTTGATAGAAGCCATTCCAAAAACCGGTCGGACTCATCAAATTCGAGTCCATTTGGCAGCTATTGGTTTTCCAGTGATTGGCGATAAAATTTATGGCGGGAAAAAGAAAGATTTAAAATTAAAACCACCGCGATTATTTTTGCATGCCCATCAATTAAAATTCCGCGGTCCGGATAATATCAATTACGAATTTGAATCACCATTACCAGAGGATTTAAAGAAAATCTTGGAAGAATTAAAAAAAGAAGAATAA
- the mgs gene encoding Alpha-monoglucosyldiacylglycerol synthase — protein MKIFYSLEVFTPHISGVTVATDRLASYFSSLKDYETYIITASDSGDFLIEKTKKGYSLIKIRSYPSPIGKDTKVSYFAKLNAKKIIDQFQPDLIHLQDPLFISLSLASEAKKRQVPVIMTQHNSLEFPLSYLGFPKFFKNWSTSIVKSYYQTVFHKYCDLIIAPSHFIEEEIKKISPDIPTQVISNGIDLKRIEGVKITEDFLEKYQFKDIVNKPIVLYVGRISQEKNLKTLLKSIPLILKNQEATFLFVGEGKLKEEMIKELEKLSLLERIRFCSVKEPNSDEIYCFYKLATLFVMPSLIEAQSLATMEAMACGLPIVASNKGALPELVKDEENGFLVDGLNPEEMATAVLKIINDSNLQRKFSLKSKEIIASHDINQVYPLLKNIYEESFKNSFKKNRVEEENL, from the coding sequence ATGAAAATTTTTTATTCTTTAGAGGTTTTTACTCCCCATATTTCCGGAGTAACTGTTGCTACTGATCGCTTAGCCAGTTATTTCTCCTCTTTAAAAGATTATGAAACTTATATTATTACTGCCTCTGATTCAGGCGATTTTTTAATTGAAAAAACAAAAAAGGGTTATTCTCTCATTAAGATACGCTCTTATCCCAGCCCGATTGGTAAAGATACTAAAGTTAGCTATTTTGCCAAATTAAACGCCAAAAAAATTATTGATCAGTTTCAGCCTGATTTAATCCATTTACAAGACCCTCTTTTTATTTCTTTATCTTTGGCAAGTGAGGCAAAAAAAAGACAAGTTCCAGTTATAATGACTCAGCATAATTCTTTGGAATTTCCTTTGTCTTATTTAGGTTTTCCAAAGTTTTTTAAAAATTGGTCAACAAGTATTGTTAAATCTTATTATCAAACTGTTTTTCATAAGTATTGCGATTTAATAATTGCTCCTAGCCATTTTATTGAAGAAGAAATAAAAAAAATCAGCCCTGATATTCCAACCCAAGTAATTTCTAATGGCATTGACTTAAAAAGAATTGAAGGGGTTAAAATTACGGAAGATTTTTTGGAAAAATATCAATTCAAAGATATTGTTAATAAGCCGATTGTTTTATATGTTGGCCGAATTAGTCAAGAAAAAAATTTAAAGACTCTATTAAAAAGCATTCCTTTGATTTTAAAAAATCAAGAAGCAACATTTTTGTTTGTTGGCGAAGGAAAATTAAAAGAAGAAATGATTAAAGAATTAGAAAAATTATCTCTTTTAGAAAGAATAAGATTTTGTTCTGTTAAAGAACCAAATTCGGATGAGATTTATTGTTTTTATAAGCTGGCTACTTTATTTGTAATGCCATCTTTAATTGAAGCTCAAAGCTTGGCCACAATGGAAGCAATGGCTTGTGGCTTGCCAATAGTGGCTTCTAATAAAGGGGCTTTGCCGGAATTGGTTAAAGATGAGGAAAATGGTTTTTTAGTTGATGGTTTAAACCCCGAAGAAATGGCGACAGCGGTTTTAAAAATTATTAATGATTCTAATCTTCAAAGAAAATTTTCTTTAAAAAGCAAAGAAATAATTGCCAGTCACGATATTAATCAGGTTTATCCTCTTTTAAAAAATATCTACGAGGAATCTTTTAAAAATTCTTTTAAGAAAAATAGGGTGGAAGAAGAAAATTTATGA